The Haloplanus sp. CK5-1 genome segment CGAGACGGCACTCGAGGCGGGCGAAGAGCGCATCGTCGCGCCGCTGTTCGACCTCGATTTCGTCGTCGTCGACGCCGAGGCGGTGCGCGACCACGGCCACCCGCGGACGTTCGAGAACTGCAACACCAAGACGGATTTCGAGGACGCCGAACGACGGTTGGAGTGACTACTCGACCACGTCGACGACCGTCGGCTCGTTCATCCGCCCGAGGACGACCCGGGCCACGTCGGCGCGGTCGTGGACCGCGGCGGCTATCTCGCGGCCCGTCCCGGCCAGCTCCTCGTCGTCGACCATGTTCACCAGCGGGACGACCGTCGCGGTCGACGGGACGCGCTTGCGGCCGCCCAGTCGGTGCGCGAGGACGGTCCCCACGTCGGTCGGACCGATCGTGTCGCCGAGGTCGAGTCCGGTGAGGTCGGCCACTCGATCGGGGCGGTGGACGTGCTCCGGCGCGAGGGGCTTGCCGACGACCTTGGCGCTGGCGACCGGGATCACGGTATCGGCGGTCGCCGGCACCTGTGGCTCGCGGTCGTCCGGCGCTTTCAGCAGGCGCGTCCGCGCGCCGTCCGCCTTCGCGAGCACCGTCCCCGCCTCCTTCGTCGCGCGGATGGCGGTGACGGTCTCGCGGTCGTAGCCGAGATAGCGGTCGTCGCGTTCGCGTTCGGGGACGAGTCCCAGCGGCCACCGGTCGGCTGTCCGGAGCGCCCCCACGGGGTCGCGGGTGACGCGTACGTCGGCGACCCGGTCGTCGAAGATGGGGATGCGGACGGTCGCGGTGACGACGGCCCGGTCCAGCCGGGTCGCGAGCGCGTACAGCGTCGTCTTCTTGCCCCCCGCACCGACGACGCAGACGAGTTCCGTGTCGGCCGAGAGTGCCTCGACGAGGTTCATGTGCGGGCTTTCGCCCCCAGTCACTTCGGCGTATCGACGCCGGCGTCAGGGCCGCGGGCCACGGACGCGGGTCTGTTCGTGGTCGGGGAACACGTCGGCGACGGCGTCGGGGCCCTCGCGGTCGGCGAGCAACGCCCGGAGTTCGGCCTCGTAGTCGGCGCTCGGCACCGACTCGCTGGGGCCGGCGGTCACGTCGAGGCGGCCGTCGACGACCCGATCGACCGCTCCCCGACCGAAGCCGGCGAGCGGGGCGAGGTAGTCGACGCCGCGTCGGTCCTCGAGGCTCCGGGCCTCTGCCCGGGAGAGCGAGGGGACGCGGTCGTCGCGTCGGGTGCCGTCGGCGACCGCCGCGACGTCGAGGTCGGCGGCGCGTTCGAGTGCGTGGTCGTGGACCGCCCCGATCCCGTTGCGCGGGTAGCCGTCGGCGAGCATCTGGTCGACCGCGTCGGCGGCGACGGTGGCGTTGAGGTCGAGGGTCCGGAAGGGGAAGCCGAGTCGGTCGGCCGCCGATCGGGCGTGTCGCCAGTCGTCGGTAACGCCGAACGTCCCCGTGACGAGCGTCACGTCGTAGAAGGGATCGAGCGAGAGCGCTGCGAGCGTCGAGTCCTTGCCGCCGCTGTAGAGGAGGGCGGCGTCCATCGTCTCAGCGTCGCTGGATGTCGAAGCTGTTGTCGGGGGTGAGCTCCTTCAGCAGCTTCCGCATCTGGTCCTCGTCGATGCGGTCCTGGATACGGCCGCTTCGGGCGAGCGCGACGACCTGCTGTTCGACCTGGTCGGCGACCTGCGGTTTCGACATCTGGACGGCGTTGAGCCGCTGGCGCGCGCCGTCGGTGAGGTGTTGTTTCAGGAGGGCCTCCTTCTGGGCCTCGGCCTGCTGGCGCGCGGCCTCCTGGCCCTCGCCACGGCCGCCGGCACCGCCCTCTTGGGCCTGCTCTTTCAGTTCCTCCATCTTCTGCTGGCGAAGCTCTTCGATCCGTTCGTCGTCGGGGTTGCCACTCATACGTACCCGTTCCGTCGAAGCGGTGAAAACGATTTCGGAGGCCGAGGTGGTCGTCCCCGTCTGGCTCGGTCTACGCGTACTTCTCGAGGTCCGGCCGGTCGAGGTCGTCGAGCACGTCGTTGGCCACCTGATCGAGGAGGCTCCGGCCCTCCGGCGTGGCGACGCGACCCTCGCCCTGCGCGGTCGAGACGAGGTCCTCGTCTTCGAGTTGCTGGAGGATCGTCCGGATGATGTTCTTGCTGCCGGCCTCGGTGTGCGTGGCAGCGACGCGGTAGCGGGTCGAGCCCTGTTTGCGGTCGCCGTACGCCGTCGAGAGGCGGTCGACCCCGACGGGGCCGTCGACGGCGACTTTCCGCAGGAGGCTGGCCGCGCGAACCGCCCAGAAGTCGTCCTGCTGGGGAGGGAGCTCCTTGCTGGAGCCGGTCTTGGCGTAGTTCGCCCACTCGGGGTCGTCGACGCGGTCCTCGAGCCGGTCGGCGAGCTCGTCGATGAGCTCGTCCGCCGGGACGTCGTAGAGGGTTACCATTGGCTCAGGGTTCCGTCGGACGGCGTTTAAACCCATCGTATCGTCGACGCCGGCTCAGACGCTCCAGGCGCGCGCCCGGAAGCCGACGACGGCGGCGACGACGCCCCCGATGATCGTCGGGAGCCAGTACACCATGCCGCGGAAGACGACGACGGCGGCGAGGGCGACGGGCTCGGTGACGCCGGCGAGGGGCGCGGCGACGAGCAGGACGACGAGGACGCTCTCGATGCCGCCGGCACCGCCGGGTAGGGGCGTCACGCCCGCGATGGCCCCGATGGGGACGACGAAGAGCGCGACCGACAGCGGAATCGGCGTGCCGATGGCGCGAAAGGCGAGCCACAGCGCGAGCATCTGGAAGAGCCAGCCGGCCGCCGAGAGTGCGAGCGCGAGCGCCAGCCGTCGGGGGTGATCGGCGACGCGCTCGATGGCGCGGAAGAAGCCGTCGATGCGGCGCTCGATCCCCTCGGCGGTCGGCGTCGGGACCCGCGGGAGACGGCCGGCGACCCGTCGGGCGACGGTGGTCACGACGCCGACGACCCGGGTTTCGAGGCGGTAGCGACGGGTCCAGGCGAGGTAGCCAAGCGCGGGGACGCCGACGGCGAGGCCGACCACCGCGGCCAGGGCGAGTTCGAGTCGCTGGCTCGTCCCGAAGGCCGTCTCGGTGACGTAGTAGCCGACGCCGACGACGGCGATCGTGATCGAGGGGACGAAGTTCAGCGTGTCGACGCTGGCGATGGCGGCCAACCCCGTCTCGTACTCGGTGTCGGTGATCCGCGATATCAACAGGGCGGTGATGGGTTCGCCGCCCGCCTGCCCGAACGGCGTGACGTTGTTCGCGAACATCGCGCCGGCGAAGATCAGGAGGGCGTCGGGGACCGACGCCGGCACCCCCAGCGCGTCGAGGACGACCCAGAGCGACACGCCCCACGCCGCGAGCCAGCAGAGGGTGACGAGCGCGACGAGCGCGACGAGCGGGCGGTCCGCGGCGGCGAGGCGGGCGAGGAGCGCGTCGACGCCCGCGACCGAGAACAGGACCGCGAAGACGACGGCTACCCCGGCGAACCCGAGGATCGTGGCTCGAAGTCTGCCGGCGGCCATGTCCGTCGGGAGGGCAAGCCGACGCATTAACCCACCGGATCGGCACCGTTTTTCCGTCGCCTCCGCGAACCGACGGCCATGGACGAACGGAGCGCGCTGGGGGTGGTCGCCGAGCGGGTCGAGGGGGCCGGCGACGACGCCGCGGTGATCGACGGGCTGGTCGTGACGACCGACATGCTCCACGACCGGACGGACTTCCCCGCGGGGACGACCCGGTACACGGCCGGCTGGCGGGTGCTCGGCGCGTCGCTGTCGGACGTGGCGGCGATGGGCGGCCGGCCGGTCGCCGGGGTCGCCGCCTACGGTGCCCCGGCGTTCGACCGGGACGCGATCCGGTCGTTCGTCGAGGGTGCCGTCGACGTCTGCGAACTGGTCGACGCGCGGTACGTCGGCGGCGACCTCGACGATCACGACGAGTTTACCGTCGCCGGGACGGTCGTGGGGCGGGTCGACGATCCGGTGTACCGGGACGGCGCGGCCCCCGGCGAGGCAGTCTGCGTGACGGGCACACTCGGACGGAGCGGGGCCGCGCTCCGTGCGTTCGAGCGCGGGGACGCCGAGCGCGGCAACGACCTCTTTCGGTTCGAACCGCGGGTGGCGGCGGGGCGCGAACTCGCGGGCGTCGCCACCGCGATGATGGACTCCTCGGACGGTCTCGCCCGGTCGCTCCACCAACTCGCAGCCGCGAGCGACTGTGGGTTCAGCGTCGAGTGGGATCGCCTCCCCGTCGACCGGGTCGTCGACGCCGTCGCCGTCGACGCCGCCGACCGACGGGACTTGGCGGCCTTCTTCGGCGAGGACTTCGAACTCGTGTTCACGCTGCCGGAAGCGGCACTACGGACGGTCAGGACGGCGGTGTCGACTCCGATCACTCGCATCGGGACCGTGACCGAGAACACAGTCGTCGTCGACGGCGACCCGCTGCCGGACCGGGGGTACACCCACTAACCCAGCAACTGGATCGGAACCAGCAGGAAACAGAGCGCGCCGAGGCCGAAGGTGACGAGGCCGAGCGCCTGTCGCTTCCAGCCTAGGGGCGTCTCGTCCGCGGGGTCCGCGGGCCCGTTGTACGCGATGACGGTGGCGAACAGCCCCCAGACGGCCCACAGGCCGACTGATTCGTTGAACCCGAGGTCCCGGACGTAGTAGAGGTAGGCCGCGAGGCCGAACAGCGCGAGGGGGACGAGCGACGCGAGCGTCTCTTGGCGTCGGCCGAGCATCGCACGAACCATGTGTCCACCGTCGAGTTGCCCGACCGGGAGCAGGTTGAGGACGGTGAAGAACATCCCGACCCAGCCGCCGATGACGACGGGGTGGACGGTCCGGGTTGGATCCGCGTACTCCGTCGGCTGGCCGAGCGCCGTCGCGATCAGATCGAGCAGGGGTGGATCGTTGAAGATGATGACCTGTCCCGAGGCGTCGACGACGCTCGCGGGCACGGTCATCGGCTCCAGCGAGAGCCCGACGGCCGTCACGACGACGGTGGCGACGAGCCCGGCGAGTGGGCCGGCGACCCCGATGTCGAACAGCGTCTTGCGGTCGGGCATCCGACCGCGCATGCGGATGACCGCCCCGAGCGTCCCGAAGGGGACGACGAAGGGGATGAGGTAGGGTAAGGAGACGTCGACTCCGTGGTAGCGGCCGAGGAGGTAGTGGCCGAGTTCGTGGGTCGTCAACACGCCGAGGACGGCGGCGGTAAAGGGCCACGCCCGCAGTGCGAGCAGGGGGTTCGACGCGATGTCGGCCGGAGGGATGTAGTACCACGCGACTGCGCCGACGAGGAGCGTCGAGACCACCGTGGCGACGAACAGGACGAGATTCAGCCACGGAACGCCGTCGATGCGACCGTCGGCCGGCGTCGCGACGACCGCCGTCTCGTACGGTTCGCGACCCGTTTCGAGGTCGAGGCGGTAACCGGACCGACGAAACGGCCCTCGAAGTTCGCCGATGAGCGAACGCTTGGGGACCAGTGGCTCGCCGTAGTAGCGGATGCGGTCACCGTCGTGTTCGGTTTCACGGACGTAAAACACCGTTTCGAGCGCGTCGGACGGTGGTCCGTCGGCTCCGTCCATTACCGTTCGGTAGATCGCTCAGCGGTATAAAACCCGTGACAGCGGGCGGGGACCCGCGGGGGAATGCGGGGAAGCGGGCGGTCGCGGATACCGAGGTATCAGGCCGGTTCGATACGCCAGGTGGTCGCACTCGTGTACGACCACTTCTCGACCGAGAGGTCCGACGCCGAGTCGCGGAGCTTGACCATCAGCGCGCCGATCTCCTTGGGCGAGAGGTCGACTTCGTCGGCGATGAACTTGCTCTTGAAGTAGTGTTCGCCGTCTTGGGCCTTCGAGAGCAGGTACTCCTTGAGTCGCTCCTCTTTGGGCGTGCTATCGTCGGCGTCGGTGGAGGGTTCTGCGGTTGCGCTCATTTGTTGTCGCCTCGACTCTCCGTACGGGTCGGGGGATGTTATAAAGGGAGGAACGTTCGGTGTAGTTCGAGCGATTTTAACGATTTACCCGTTTTCGGAAAACGTTTAGGACGTTTCACGAAGCCGCGAGACATTTTATAAAACGATTTGAGTTATCTATTCATCGTCAGCTGTATTGAATATATAACTCCGATCGAGCCGGTGACTCCGTCGGATCGCCGCTCAGGACTGCTCGTGAATCCAGAACTCTTCGTCGGTCGTGGACTCCTTCTTGAAGATCGGCACCTCGTCTTTCAAGCGGTTGATGCCGTCCTCGACGGTACGGAACGCTTCGGTGCGGTGACCCGCGAGGACAACCACGAAGACGATATCCTCGCCGTCGGGAATGACGCCGGTTCGGTGGTGCATCAACACCTCGAAGACTCCGTCGCGGGCCTCGAGTTCCGTCCGAATCGCCGCCATGCGGTCGGCGGCGACCCCTTCGTACTTCTCGAACTCCAGGTGCGTGGTCGGATCGTCGTCCTCGGCGTCTTTCGCCCGGACGCGGCCGGTGAACGTGGCGATGGCCCCGGCACGGTCGGCGCGTGGCGACGCCTTCGCACGGGCGACGAGGGATTCGAGCGTCACGTGCGGTTCGAGCGTGTCGATGGCCCCGAGAATTCCGTCGACGTCGGCGGCGTCGGCGGTGGGGGCGGTGGCGACCACGTCGCCGGTCGGGTCGGCGTCCCCGAGAGCGACCGTCGGGAGTCGCGCTTCTTCGAAACCGATCGTGAGCGCGTGGTCGTACGCGGGAGTCAGCGAGCCGATCAGGTCGTCGAGGCTCCGACCGTCGCCCGCCCCGATCCACGAGCCGTCGGTCGAGAGCCCGAAGGCAGCGGCAGCGTCGGTGTCGTGGGCGGCGGTTTCGGGGAGCATCTCCACGGTGGCGACCCGGCCGTCGAGTCGAGCGACGAGTCGGTCGGCAAGGTCGACGGCACCCGGACCGACGAGGTTGAGTATCTTCATACTCGATGACGCGGGCGCGGATCCTTAACTGTGACTCGATTGTGAACCGGAGCCACGCGGACGGCTCACGCACGATACCCGCTTGACAACCCTTAAGCCGGTTTCGTGGCTACCGACGGGTAATGCGAGTCGTGATCTCTATCGGCGGGAGCGTCCTCGCGCCGGACCTCGACGCCGACCGCGTCGCGGGCCACGCGTCGGCAGTCGAGCGCCTCGTCGACGAAGGGTGCGAGGTCGGCGCGGTGGTCGGTGGCGGTGGCGTCGCGCGTGACTACATCGGTGCGGCGCGCGAACTCGGCGCGAACGAGGTACAGTTGGACCAGATCGGAATCGACGTGACGCGGATCAACGCACGCCTGCTGATCGCGGCGCTCTCCGGCCTGTCGGCGCCGTCGCCGGCCCACGACTACGAGGCGGCTGGCGAGGCGTTGCGCCGGGGCGACGTGCCGGTGATGGGTGGCGTCATGCCCGGACAGACCACCGACGCCGTCGCCGCGGCCTTGGCCGAGTACGTCGACGCCGACCTGTTGGTGTACGCCACGAGCGTCGACGGTGTGTTCAGCGCCGACCCGAACGGCGACGGGGACGCGGAGCAGTACGACTGCCTCACCGGGGCCGAACTGGTCGATCTGATCACCCCAATGAGCCGGGGCGCAGGGGCCTCCGCGCCCGTGGATCTGCTCGCGGCGAAACTCATCGAGCGCTCGGAGATGCGGACGGTCGTCCTCGACGGCACCGATCCCGGCCGCATCGCGCCGGCCGTCCTCCGTGGCGACCACTCCGGCACCGACGTCGTCCCGGCCGGCTGCGACGACGCGGGCCCCTGGGACCGATGACCGACGACCACAACGCGTTCTGGGCCGACGACGTCGCCGACGACGTCGAAGCCCGCGACCCCGACGACCCCATCGTGATCAAGGGCGGTGTCTCGCCCTCCGGCGTCCCGCACCTGGGTCACTTCAACGAGATCATGCGGGGCTACTTCGTCGCCCGCGTCCTCCGGGAGCGGGGGCACGAGGTCCGACAGGTGTTCAC includes the following:
- the yqeC gene encoding selenium cofactor biosynthesis protein YqeC — encoded protein: MNLVEALSADTELVCVVGAGGKKTTLYALATRLDRAVVTATVRIPIFDDRVADVRVTRDPVGALRTADRWPLGLVPERERDDRYLGYDRETVTAIRATKEAGTVLAKADGARTRLLKAPDDREPQVPATADTVIPVASAKVVGKPLAPEHVHRPDRVADLTGLDLGDTIGPTDVGTVLAHRLGGRKRVPSTATVVPLVNMVDDEELAGTGREIAAAVHDRADVARVVLGRMNEPTVVDVVE
- a CDS encoding DUF7411 family protein; this encodes MDAALLYSGGKDSTLAALSLDPFYDVTLVTGTFGVTDDWRHARSAADRLGFPFRTLDLNATVAADAVDQMLADGYPRNGIGAVHDHALERAADLDVAAVADGTRRDDRVPSLSRAEARSLEDRRGVDYLAPLAGFGRGAVDRVVDGRLDVTAGPSESVPSADYEAELRALLADREGPDAVADVFPDHEQTRVRGPRP
- a CDS encoding DNA-binding protein, with translation MSGNPDDERIEELRQQKMEELKEQAQEGGAGGRGEGQEAARQQAEAQKEALLKQHLTDGARQRLNAVQMSKPQVADQVEQQVVALARSGRIQDRIDEDQMRKLLKELTPDNSFDIQRR
- a CDS encoding 30S ribosomal protein S19e, producing MVTLYDVPADELIDELADRLEDRVDDPEWANYAKTGSSKELPPQQDDFWAVRAASLLRKVAVDGPVGVDRLSTAYGDRKQGSTRYRVAATHTEAGSKNIIRTILQQLEDEDLVSTAQGEGRVATPEGRSLLDQVANDVLDDLDRPDLEKYA
- a CDS encoding lysylphosphatidylglycerol synthase transmembrane domain-containing protein encodes the protein MAAGRLRATILGFAGVAVVFAVLFSVAGVDALLARLAAADRPLVALVALVTLCWLAAWGVSLWVVLDALGVPASVPDALLIFAGAMFANNVTPFGQAGGEPITALLISRITDTEYETGLAAIASVDTLNFVPSITIAVVGVGYYVTETAFGTSQRLELALAAVVGLAVGVPALGYLAWTRRYRLETRVVGVVTTVARRVAGRLPRVPTPTAEGIERRIDGFFRAIERVADHPRRLALALALSAAGWLFQMLALWLAFRAIGTPIPLSVALFVVPIGAIAGVTPLPGGAGGIESVLVVLLVAAPLAGVTEPVALAAVVVFRGMVYWLPTIIGGVVAAVVGFRARAWSV
- the thiL gene encoding thiamine-phosphate kinase encodes the protein MDERSALGVVAERVEGAGDDAAVIDGLVVTTDMLHDRTDFPAGTTRYTAGWRVLGASLSDVAAMGGRPVAGVAAYGAPAFDRDAIRSFVEGAVDVCELVDARYVGGDLDDHDEFTVAGTVVGRVDDPVYRDGAAPGEAVCVTGTLGRSGAALRAFERGDAERGNDLFRFEPRVAAGRELAGVATAMMDSSDGLARSLHQLAAASDCGFSVEWDRLPVDRVVDAVAVDAADRRDLAAFFGEDFELVFTLPEAALRTVRTAVSTPITRIGTVTENTVVVDGDPLPDRGYTH
- a CDS encoding site-2 protease family protein encodes the protein MDGADGPPSDALETVFYVRETEHDGDRIRYYGEPLVPKRSLIGELRGPFRRSGYRLDLETGREPYETAVVATPADGRIDGVPWLNLVLFVATVVSTLLVGAVAWYYIPPADIASNPLLALRAWPFTAAVLGVLTTHELGHYLLGRYHGVDVSLPYLIPFVVPFGTLGAVIRMRGRMPDRKTLFDIGVAGPLAGLVATVVVTAVGLSLEPMTVPASVVDASGQVIIFNDPPLLDLIATALGQPTEYADPTRTVHPVVIGGWVGMFFTVLNLLPVGQLDGGHMVRAMLGRRQETLASLVPLALFGLAAYLYYVRDLGFNESVGLWAVWGLFATVIAYNGPADPADETPLGWKRQALGLVTFGLGALCFLLVPIQLLG
- a CDS encoding DUF7123 family protein, which gives rise to MSATAEPSTDADDSTPKEERLKEYLLSKAQDGEHYFKSKFIADEVDLSPKEIGALMVKLRDSASDLSVEKWSYTSATTWRIEPA
- a CDS encoding molybdopterin synthase, which gives rise to MKILNLVGPGAVDLADRLVARLDGRVATVEMLPETAAHDTDAAAAFGLSTDGSWIGAGDGRSLDDLIGSLTPAYDHALTIGFEEARLPTVALGDADPTGDVVATAPTADAADVDGILGAIDTLEPHVTLESLVARAKASPRADRAGAIATFTGRVRAKDAEDDDPTTHLEFEKYEGVAADRMAAIRTELEARDGVFEVLMHHRTGVIPDGEDIVFVVVLAGHRTEAFRTVEDGINRLKDEVPIFKKESTTDEEFWIHEQS
- the pyrH gene encoding UMP kinase; its protein translation is MRVVISIGGSVLAPDLDADRVAGHASAVERLVDEGCEVGAVVGGGGVARDYIGAARELGANEVQLDQIGIDVTRINARLLIAALSGLSAPSPAHDYEAAGEALRRGDVPVMGGVMPGQTTDAVAAALAEYVDADLLVYATSVDGVFSADPNGDGDAEQYDCLTGAELVDLITPMSRGAGASAPVDLLAAKLIERSEMRTVVLDGTDPGRIAPAVLRGDHSGTDVVPAGCDDAGPWDR